AGCCCAAGGGGAATGCGGGCACCTATTTCCAGACCTTTACCTTTAAGCCCAAGACCGACCCACATTCTGAAGTACAGTTCGTTAACGGAGATAGCACTATTACGGGAACGAATGTAATAGGTTATATTGATAATAAGGCCGATAAAACGGTAATCATCGGCGCGCATTATGATCATTTGGGAATGGGTGGCGAAGGTTCGTTGTACGCAGAAGGAGAGGCCATCCATAATGGAGCGGACGATAATGCGAGTGGCGTTGGAATACTACTACGACTTGCCCAAAAATTAAGGGACACGCTTACGGGCAGTAACTATACCTTTATTGCTTTTTCGGGAGAGGAAATGGGCCTGTTGGGAAGCAACTACTTTTCAAAAAATCCCACTATCGATTTTACGAAAGCCAATTATATGATCAATATGGATATGGTGGGGAGGCTACGTGAGAATAAGACGCTTTCCATTAGTGGCACGGGAACCGCGCCTGTTTGGGGACAGGTGCTTAACGCCACCAATCCAGGATTTAAGCTGGTTTTGAACGCATCTGGCGTTGGACCAAGCGACCACACTTCGTTCTATCTTCAGAATATTCCCGCACTTCATTTTTTTACGGGTCAGCATAAGGATTACCACAAGCCCTCCGATGATTCGGAGAAATTGAATTACGAGGGAATGGAAATGATCGGCGACTATATACTCGAGATAATTGCGGAGTTGGATGATGCTAGCAAATTGTCCTTTAGAACTACCAAGAACGAAAGTGAAGACGTGCCTCGGTTTAAGGTG
This genomic window from Maribacter sp. MJ134 contains:
- a CDS encoding M28 family peptidase, with amino-acid sequence MLGKCSILLLFFLVFGSCKKEILKTVSLEEDVAFLASDSLKGRETGTPEELIAADYIRTRMENIGLQPKGNAGTYFQTFTFKPKTDPHSEVQFVNGDSTITGTNVIGYIDNKADKTVIIGAHYDHLGMGGEGSLYAEGEAIHNGADDNASGVGILLRLAQKLRDTLTGSNYTFIAFSGEEMGLLGSNYFSKNPTIDFTKANYMINMDMVGRLRENKTLSISGTGTAPVWGQVLNATNPGFKLVLNASGVGPSDHTSFYLQNIPALHFFTGQHKDYHKPSDDSEKLNYEGMEMIGDYILEIIAELDDASKLSFRTTKNESEDVPRFKVALGVMPDYLFDGKGMRIDGVTEGRPAAKAGLLKGDVVIQLGDSTVVDMMSYMRALSAFEEGDTTQVRVNRNGEQKKATITF